One segment of Alistipes finegoldii DSM 17242 DNA contains the following:
- a CDS encoding sugar porter family MFS transporter, whose product MKRRGNISYMLFLAVTAAVGGLLFGYDTAVIFGTVELVTARFGLDSLQQGWYVGCALAGSIAGVLCAGVLSDRLGRRRTMLVSAVLFTVSAAGCALCADFTQLVVYRIVGGLGIGVVSVVSPLYISEVSAARRRGMLVSFYQLAVTMGFLAAYTVNYLLLRMGQTAGFETAWMQRIFVDEVWRGMLGAETLPALVFFVIIFFIPESPRWLALRGHTDRALRVLGRINGDRAEAAAELAAIETAVGGGQAPQWRLLLSKGIRTAVLVGAAIAILGQFMGVNAVLYYGPSIFERAGWSGSDSLFAQILVGAVNMLTTVLALAIIDRVGRKKLVYWGVSGMVLSLLLIGTCFLTGERSGMPDGVLLAAFLCYIFCCAISVCAVVWVLLSEMYPIRVRGAAMSIAGFALWVGTYLVGQLTPWMLANLTPAGTFFLFAAMCVPYMLLIWKAVPETSGRTLEEIERYWTR is encoded by the coding sequence ATGAAACGGCGCGGCAACATATCCTACATGCTTTTTCTTGCGGTCACGGCGGCCGTGGGCGGACTCCTGTTCGGGTACGACACGGCCGTGATTTTCGGCACCGTCGAGCTGGTGACGGCCCGCTTCGGGCTGGACAGCCTGCAGCAGGGGTGGTATGTGGGGTGTGCGCTGGCCGGCTCGATCGCCGGCGTACTCTGTGCGGGCGTGCTGAGCGACCGGCTGGGCCGCAGGCGGACGATGCTCGTCTCGGCCGTGCTGTTCACGGTGTCGGCCGCGGGGTGCGCCCTTTGCGCCGATTTCACGCAACTGGTCGTCTACCGGATCGTGGGCGGGCTGGGCATCGGCGTCGTTTCGGTCGTCTCGCCGCTTTACATCTCCGAGGTGTCGGCGGCGCGCCGTAGGGGCATGCTGGTGTCGTTTTACCAGCTGGCCGTCACGATGGGATTTCTGGCGGCCTATACGGTCAATTACCTGCTGCTCCGCATGGGACAGACCGCCGGTTTCGAAACGGCGTGGATGCAGCGGATCTTCGTCGATGAAGTGTGGCGGGGCATGCTGGGAGCCGAAACCCTTCCGGCGCTGGTTTTCTTCGTCATCATCTTCTTTATTCCCGAAAGTCCGCGCTGGCTGGCGCTGCGCGGACATACGGACCGCGCCCTGCGTGTGCTCGGCCGCATCAACGGCGACCGGGCGGAAGCCGCCGCCGAACTTGCGGCCATCGAAACGGCCGTCGGCGGCGGGCAGGCCCCGCAGTGGCGGCTCCTGCTGTCGAAAGGCATCCGGACGGCGGTGCTCGTCGGTGCGGCGATCGCCATTCTCGGACAGTTCATGGGCGTCAATGCCGTGCTTTACTACGGGCCGTCGATTTTCGAGCGGGCCGGATGGTCGGGCAGCGACTCGCTGTTCGCCCAGATACTGGTCGGAGCGGTCAATATGCTTACGACGGTGCTGGCGCTGGCGATCATCGACCGCGTAGGGCGCAAGAAGCTGGTTTACTGGGGTGTGTCGGGTATGGTGCTGTCGCTGCTGCTTATCGGGACCTGTTTCCTGACCGGTGAGCGGTCGGGGATGCCGGACGGCGTACTGCTGGCGGCGTTCCTGTGCTATATTTTCTGCTGCGCCATCTCCGTTTGCGCCGTGGTATGGGTGCTTTTGTCGGAGATGTATCCGATTCGTGTGCGCGGCGCGGCGATGTCGATCGCGGGTTTCGCACTTTGGGTGGGGACCTATCTGGTCGGGCAGCTTACGCCGTGGATGCTCGCGAACCTGACGCCGGCGGGGACCTTTTTCCTCTTTGCCGCGATGTGCGTGCCCTATATGCTGCTGATATGGAAGGCGGTGCCGGAGACGTCGGGCCGCACGCTCGAAGAGATCGAACGATACTGGACAAGATAA
- a CDS encoding AGE family epimerase/isomerase produces the protein MDFKRLAEQYKTELLDGVLPFWLEKSQDREFGGYFTCLDRDGSVYDTDKFIWLQGREVWMFAMLYNKVERRPEWLECAVQGAEFLRKYGHDGNYNWYFALTREGRPLVQPYNIFSYTFAAMAFAQVAVATGSDEYALIAKRTFDRILEKRANPKGEWCKAYPGTRSLKSFALPMILCNMALEIEPMIDKQLLADTIGECLHEVMEVFYREELGLIVENVTEDGRLSDTFEGRQMNPGHSLEAMWFIMNLGVRLDDRALIDKAVKIALNTAEYGWDKEYGGIFYFLDRKGAPRVELEWDQKLWWVHIESTIAMIKGYQLTGSKECLEWFGKLHEYTWAHFKDTEHPEWFGYLNRRGEVLLPLKGGKWKGCFHVPRGLFQCWQILEQCK, from the coding sequence ATGGACTTCAAAAGATTAGCGGAACAGTACAAAACCGAATTGCTGGATGGCGTACTGCCTTTCTGGCTCGAAAAATCGCAAGATAGGGAATTCGGCGGCTATTTTACGTGTCTCGATCGTGACGGAAGCGTCTACGATACCGACAAATTCATCTGGCTGCAGGGGCGCGAAGTGTGGATGTTCGCCATGCTCTATAACAAGGTGGAGCGTCGCCCCGAATGGCTCGAATGCGCCGTGCAGGGGGCTGAGTTCCTGCGCAAATACGGCCACGACGGCAACTACAACTGGTATTTTGCGCTGACGCGCGAAGGCCGCCCGCTGGTGCAGCCCTATAATATTTTCTCCTATACGTTCGCGGCGATGGCTTTTGCGCAGGTCGCCGTTGCGACGGGCAGCGACGAGTACGCCCTGATCGCAAAGCGGACTTTCGACCGGATTCTGGAGAAACGCGCCAATCCCAAGGGCGAGTGGTGCAAGGCTTATCCCGGAACGCGTTCGCTCAAGAGCTTCGCCCTGCCGATGATCCTCTGCAACATGGCGCTGGAGATCGAGCCGATGATCGACAAACAACTGTTGGCCGACACCATCGGGGAGTGCCTGCACGAAGTGATGGAGGTGTTTTACCGGGAAGAGCTGGGGCTGATCGTCGAGAACGTCACGGAGGACGGACGGCTTTCCGATACGTTCGAGGGCCGTCAGATGAATCCCGGACATTCGCTCGAAGCGATGTGGTTCATCATGAACCTCGGCGTGCGTCTCGACGACCGTGCGCTGATTGACAAAGCGGTGAAAATCGCGCTCAATACCGCCGAATACGGCTGGGACAAGGAGTACGGCGGCATTTTTTATTTTCTGGACCGCAAGGGCGCGCCCCGCGTGGAGCTGGAATGGGACCAGAAGCTCTGGTGGGTGCATATCGAATCGACGATCGCGATGATCAAGGGCTATCAGCTGACCGGATCGAAGGAGTGTCTGGAGTGGTTCGGGAAACTGCACGAATATACGTGGGCGCATTTCAAGGACACGGAGCATCCCGAATGGTTCGGTTACCTGAACCGCCGCGGCGAGGTGCTGCTGCCGCTCAAGGGCGGGAAGTGGAAGGGATGTTTCCATGTGCCGCGCGGGCTGTTCCAGTGCTGGCAGATTCTCGAACAATGCAAATAG
- a CDS encoding calcineurin-like phosphoesterase C-terminal domain-containing protein, whose translation MKRYLLTILLSLWCACAWAAGSVTVKGRVLCGGRGVEGVWVSDGEEFACTDKRGNYRLQAGADNRFVFVCVPAGYDAPVEKGVVRYFHPLPADGKSCDFTLLRRAGDDSRYGFIAIADPQIWAPKEFAKLAAAADDIAATVRSYGGMPFHGICCGDIVSHDHSLYGRYNEVMERTGITFRNAMGNHDMKVYGRSYETSFSKFEQMYGPVYYSFDVGRIHYVVLDDNFFIGRDYFYIGYLEERQMRWLEKDLARVQPGSTVVVCLHIPSTCEEQDRKQFRYDRAGSTMTNHRGLYEILKPYRAHIISGHTHTTFNQPIAPGLYEHVTPALSGAWWQGPLCTDGTPAGYGVYEVNGDRIDWYYKSTGYPADYQMKIYSGREYPQFEGYAVANVWASDPAWEVQFTIDGVPCGPAERFQAYDPAAKQMYSDTSQMDHKWIYPSISDHYYRVALPEGAKRVEVSATDRFGRISRAAADLK comes from the coding sequence ATGAAAAGATATTTACTGACAATTCTGTTGTCGTTGTGGTGCGCCTGCGCATGGGCCGCGGGCAGCGTCACGGTCAAGGGGCGCGTCCTTTGCGGCGGCCGGGGCGTGGAAGGCGTCTGGGTCTCCGACGGCGAAGAGTTCGCGTGCACCGACAAAAGAGGAAATTACAGACTGCAGGCCGGCGCCGACAACCGCTTCGTCTTCGTTTGCGTACCTGCGGGCTACGACGCTCCGGTGGAAAAGGGCGTGGTGCGCTATTTTCACCCGCTGCCGGCCGACGGCAAATCCTGCGATTTTACGCTGCTCCGCCGTGCGGGCGACGATTCGCGTTACGGGTTCATCGCCATTGCCGATCCGCAGATATGGGCGCCGAAGGAGTTTGCGAAACTCGCGGCGGCGGCCGACGACATCGCTGCTACGGTCCGCAGTTACGGCGGCATGCCTTTCCACGGCATCTGCTGCGGCGACATCGTGTCGCACGACCATTCGCTTTACGGCCGGTACAACGAAGTGATGGAGCGTACGGGAATCACGTTCCGCAACGCGATGGGCAACCACGACATGAAGGTCTACGGACGCTCTTACGAAACCTCCTTCTCGAAGTTCGAGCAGATGTACGGTCCGGTCTACTATTCGTTCGACGTCGGACGCATCCACTATGTGGTGCTCGACGACAACTTCTTCATCGGGCGCGACTATTTTTACATCGGCTATCTCGAAGAGCGGCAGATGCGCTGGCTCGAAAAGGACCTTGCCCGCGTGCAGCCCGGTTCGACGGTGGTCGTCTGCCTGCATATCCCTTCGACCTGCGAGGAGCAGGACCGCAAGCAGTTCCGCTACGACCGCGCCGGATCGACGATGACCAACCACAGGGGGCTTTACGAAATTCTGAAACCCTACCGGGCGCATATCATTTCGGGCCATACCCATACGACCTTCAACCAGCCGATCGCGCCCGGCCTCTACGAGCATGTGACACCCGCCCTGAGCGGCGCATGGTGGCAGGGTCCGCTCTGCACCGACGGTACGCCCGCCGGGTACGGCGTCTATGAGGTGAACGGCGACCGGATCGACTGGTATTACAAATCGACGGGTTATCCGGCCGACTACCAGATGAAAATTTACAGCGGTCGCGAATATCCCCAGTTCGAAGGGTACGCCGTGGCCAACGTCTGGGCCAGCGACCCGGCGTGGGAAGTCCAGTTTACGATCGACGGCGTGCCGTGCGGTCCCGCCGAGCGGTTTCAGGCTTACGATCCCGCCGCGAAACAGATGTACTCCGACACCAGTCAGATGGACCACAAATGGATTTACCCTTCGATTTCGGACCACTATTACCGCGTCGCGCTGCCCGAAGGGGCGAAGCGCGTCGAGGTGTCGGCTACAGACCGCTTCGGGCGGATCAGCCGGGCCGCAGCCGATTTGAAATAA
- a CDS encoding FAD-dependent oxidoreductase: MRFTGLKYLQLLACLGLFACGSAERYDVVIVGGGASGTAAGLQAARMGARTLIVEEFDWLGGMLTSAGVSATDGNYRLRGGIWDEFRTELARHYGCDSALITGWVSNVMFEPSVGDSIFKRLVAREPNLTVWYRSAAETAERGKDVWRLGVRRDGRLRPVEADVLVDATELGDVARMAGVPYDVGMDSSAVTHEDIAPAEANGIVQDLTYVAVLKDYGRDVTIPRPDGYDPSLFACCCVNDLCIAPKEPHRMWSREMMITYGKLPDGKYMINWPIEGNDYYVDMIDMTPEERADAVRRAKNHTLSFVYFLQHELGFNTLGLADDEFPTEDRLPFIPYHRESRRIHGAVRFTLNDITDPYAGTLYRTAVGVGDYPVDQHHTRYSGWDELPDLYFHPIPSYGFPLGIVIPAGFPGLLVAEKSVSVTNLVNGSTRLQPVVLQIGQATGALAALAAAAGVDPSEVAVRRVQEAVLDAGGYLLPYLDLPADDPRFGAMQRIGVTGILKGRGANVGWENQTWFDADRTIAESELREGLREVYPSVRPSVLETPVDGALLTAMLAEALGKPAGDVAARTERAAAGLLSGYDPARPLTRLECALLIDAVADPFHAAEVDIYGNYKRK; encoded by the coding sequence ATGAGATTTACCGGACTGAAATATTTGCAGCTGCTGGCGTGCTTGGGGCTGTTTGCGTGCGGTTCCGCCGAGCGTTACGACGTGGTGATCGTCGGCGGGGGAGCGAGCGGAACGGCGGCCGGACTGCAGGCGGCCCGCATGGGGGCGCGAACCTTGATCGTCGAGGAGTTCGACTGGCTCGGCGGCATGCTCACCTCGGCGGGCGTGAGCGCCACCGACGGCAATTACCGCCTGCGCGGCGGCATCTGGGACGAGTTCCGGACGGAGCTGGCCCGGCATTACGGCTGCGATTCGGCCTTGATAACGGGGTGGGTCAGCAACGTGATGTTCGAACCTTCGGTGGGCGACAGTATTTTCAAACGGCTCGTCGCCCGCGAACCGAACCTCACCGTGTGGTACCGTTCGGCGGCCGAGACGGCCGAACGCGGGAAGGATGTATGGCGGCTGGGTGTCCGGCGTGACGGCCGGCTCCGGCCGGTCGAAGCCGACGTGCTCGTCGATGCGACGGAGCTGGGCGACGTCGCCCGGATGGCGGGCGTCCCCTATGACGTCGGCATGGATTCGTCGGCCGTCACGCACGAGGATATCGCCCCGGCCGAAGCCAACGGCATCGTGCAGGACCTGACCTACGTCGCCGTACTGAAGGATTACGGCCGCGACGTCACGATTCCGCGGCCCGACGGGTACGATCCGTCGCTTTTCGCCTGCTGCTGCGTGAACGACCTCTGCATCGCTCCGAAGGAACCGCATCGCATGTGGTCCCGCGAGATGATGATTACCTACGGAAAACTGCCCGACGGCAAATACATGATCAACTGGCCGATCGAGGGCAACGATTACTACGTGGACATGATCGACATGACGCCCGAAGAGCGGGCCGACGCCGTCCGCAGGGCCAAGAATCATACGCTGTCATTCGTCTATTTCCTCCAGCATGAGCTGGGATTCAATACGTTGGGATTGGCCGACGACGAGTTCCCTACGGAGGACCGGCTGCCGTTCATTCCCTATCACCGCGAATCGCGGCGCATTCATGGGGCCGTGCGTTTTACGCTCAACGACATCACCGACCCCTACGCAGGAACGCTTTACCGTACGGCGGTCGGCGTGGGCGATTATCCGGTCGATCAGCACCATACCCGCTATTCGGGCTGGGACGAACTGCCCGACCTCTATTTCCATCCCATCCCCTCGTACGGTTTTCCGCTGGGCATCGTGATCCCCGCAGGATTTCCGGGGTTGCTCGTAGCCGAAAAATCGGTGTCGGTAACCAACCTCGTCAACGGCTCCACGCGCCTGCAACCCGTCGTGTTGCAGATCGGGCAGGCAACGGGAGCCTTGGCGGCGTTGGCCGCGGCGGCGGGCGTCGATCCGTCCGAAGTCGCGGTGCGCAGGGTGCAGGAGGCGGTGCTCGATGCGGGCGGCTACCTGCTGCCGTACCTCGACCTGCCGGCCGACGATCCGCGCTTCGGGGCGATGCAGCGGATCGGCGTGACCGGAATCCTCAAGGGGCGCGGAGCCAACGTCGGCTGGGAGAACCAGACTTGGTTCGACGCCGATCGGACGATCGCGGAATCCGAACTGCGCGAAGGGCTGCGTGAAGTCTATCCGTCGGTCCGGCCCTCCGTTCTGGAAACGCCGGTCGATGGGGCGCTCCTGACGGCGATGCTGGCAGAAGCGCTCGGCAAGCCGGCCGGGGATGTTGCGGCGCGGACGGAGCGTGCCGCCGCCGGACTGCTGTCCGGTTACGATCCGGCGCGTCCGCTCACGCGGCTCGAATGCGCGCTGCTGATCGACGCGGTGGCCGATCCTTTCCATGCGGCCGAAGTCGATATTTACGGGAACTACAAACGAAAATAG
- a CDS encoding alpha amylase family protein, translating into MKKLLTVCLLAFAAAGATGCRSAAEGVKPKLMWLDCSANWVRFSYPDSIRYYVNKCREAGMTALVLDVKGTSSEVVYPSEHAPQVREWKGFVRPDFDFVGTFVEAAHDAGLEIYGSFNTFAEGNGVFRRGLIYDGHPEWQAVNYVPGRGLVPQLEIPEKKVLFANPALPAVQDHEIAIFKEVAQKYDFDGLLLDRGRYDNIQSDFSDFSRGKFEAYIGKKLERFPEDIYTWEEDGDGGWKRIDGPYFKQWIEWRASVIYDFFKRTKEELKAVKPGLKFGAYTGAWYPSYFEVGVNWASNTYDPSQDFAWATPDYKNYGYAELLDIFTNGNYYWNVTIDEYRRSNGLHKNETDSEMSKGDHLSVEGGCRYSRRLLGGRPFFGGMYVEDYKRDTTQFKRAVEMNLRESDGLMVFDIVHIINRDWWGPLQRAVSAYEAEAKQ; encoded by the coding sequence ATGAAAAAACTGCTGACTGTATGCCTGCTGGCCTTTGCCGCGGCAGGTGCGACCGGCTGCCGGAGTGCCGCCGAGGGGGTGAAACCCAAACTGATGTGGCTCGACTGTTCGGCCAACTGGGTGCGTTTCAGTTACCCCGATTCGATCCGTTATTATGTGAACAAGTGCCGGGAGGCCGGCATGACGGCGCTGGTGCTCGACGTCAAGGGCACTTCGAGCGAAGTGGTATATCCCAGCGAGCATGCGCCCCAAGTCCGGGAGTGGAAAGGGTTTGTCCGCCCCGATTTCGATTTCGTGGGTACTTTCGTCGAAGCTGCGCACGATGCCGGACTGGAGATTTACGGTTCGTTCAACACCTTTGCCGAAGGCAATGGCGTATTCCGTCGCGGACTGATCTACGACGGGCATCCTGAATGGCAGGCCGTGAACTATGTCCCCGGCAGGGGACTGGTGCCCCAGCTGGAGATTCCGGAGAAGAAGGTGCTGTTCGCCAATCCCGCGCTCCCGGCCGTTCAGGATCACGAAATCGCCATTTTCAAGGAGGTGGCGCAGAAGTACGATTTCGACGGTCTGCTGCTTGACCGCGGCCGTTACGACAATATCCAGTCCGACTTCTCGGATTTCTCGCGCGGGAAATTCGAGGCTTATATCGGGAAAAAGCTGGAGCGGTTCCCGGAGGATATCTATACGTGGGAGGAGGACGGCGACGGCGGCTGGAAACGCATCGACGGCCCTTATTTCAAGCAGTGGATCGAGTGGCGCGCGTCGGTGATCTACGACTTCTTCAAACGCACCAAAGAGGAGCTGAAAGCCGTGAAGCCCGGCCTGAAGTTCGGCGCTTATACGGGTGCGTGGTACCCCTCCTATTTCGAAGTGGGCGTCAATTGGGCCAGCAATACGTACGATCCTTCGCAGGATTTCGCATGGGCCACGCCCGATTATAAGAATTACGGATATGCCGAACTGCTGGACATCTTCACCAACGGCAATTATTACTGGAACGTGACCATCGACGAGTACCGTCGCAGCAACGGCCTGCATAAGAACGAGACCGACAGCGAAATGTCGAAGGGCGACCACCTCAGCGTCGAGGGCGGGTGCCGCTATTCGCGCCGTCTGCTGGGCGGCAGACCCTTCTTCGGCGGGATGTACGTCGAGGACTACAAACGCGATACGACCCAGTTCAAGCGGGCCGTGGAGATGAATCTCCGCGAATCGGACGGACTGATGGTGTTCGACATCGTGCATATCATCAACCGCGACTGGTGGGGACCGCTGCAGCGGGCTGTCAGCGCCTATGAAGCGGAGGCGAAGCAATGA
- a CDS encoding SGNH/GDSL hydrolase family protein, with the protein MSRRLIFAALALLCAGAVSAQKRTEAPAASSEVRYVGRTQTKGGDVSFDWSGTSFECRFTGGSLAMRVSDTKKNYYNLTVDGRDAGVVTTFGTDSVVVLAEKLGRGEHTVRMQKRTEGEQGRTTIHAFLLDRGGRLLPASPAPGRHIEFIGNSLTCGYGTEGLSKDEPFKPQTENCNKAYACIIARYFGADYTLIAHSGRGAARNYGDKNTTSQNTMADRIANTFDEAAEPAWDFAASPYRPDLVVINLGSNDFSTLPHPSRDEFAAAYTRILQTLRGAYGDEMPILCVAPRVSEPAFTYIRDLCQSAVVPNLHFAAILPGYCNDGSELGSSAHPNYAGQRKMAMLLIPYVSTLTGWEAEIKPVE; encoded by the coding sequence ATGAGCAGACGGCTGATTTTTGCAGCGCTGGCGCTGTTGTGCGCCGGCGCCGTTTCCGCCCAGAAGCGGACGGAGGCGCCCGCCGCGTCGTCCGAAGTGCGCTATGTCGGACGTACGCAGACGAAGGGCGGCGACGTGAGTTTCGACTGGAGCGGAACCAGCTTCGAGTGCCGTTTTACGGGCGGTTCGCTGGCCATGCGCGTTTCGGATACGAAAAAGAACTACTACAACCTGACCGTCGACGGCCGCGACGCCGGCGTCGTTACGACGTTCGGGACGGATTCGGTCGTGGTGCTGGCCGAGAAGCTGGGCCGCGGCGAACATACCGTGCGGATGCAGAAGCGCACCGAGGGCGAGCAGGGGCGTACGACGATCCATGCCTTCCTGCTCGACAGGGGAGGACGTCTGCTGCCAGCCTCGCCCGCGCCCGGACGGCATATCGAATTTATCGGCAACTCGCTGACCTGCGGTTACGGGACCGAGGGGCTTTCGAAGGACGAGCCGTTCAAACCCCAGACCGAGAACTGCAACAAGGCGTACGCCTGCATCATCGCCCGTTATTTCGGCGCCGACTATACGCTGATCGCCCATTCGGGACGCGGCGCGGCGCGCAATTACGGCGATAAGAACACCACTTCGCAGAATACGATGGCCGACCGCATCGCCAATACGTTCGACGAGGCGGCGGAACCGGCGTGGGACTTCGCGGCGTCGCCGTACCGTCCCGATCTGGTCGTCATCAATCTGGGATCGAACGACTTCTCGACCCTGCCGCATCCTTCGCGCGATGAGTTTGCGGCCGCCTACACCCGCATCCTGCAGACTCTGCGCGGCGCCTACGGCGACGAAATGCCGATCCTCTGCGTGGCGCCGCGCGTCAGCGAACCGGCCTTCACCTATATCCGCGACCTGTGTCAGTCCGCCGTCGTGCCGAACCTCCATTTCGCGGCCATCCTGCCCGGCTACTGCAACGACGGAAGCGAGCTCGGATCGTCGGCCCATCCCAATTACGCCGGCCAGCGCAAGATGGCGATGCTGCTGATCCCCTACGTTTCGACGCTGACGGGATGGGAGGCGGAGATCAAACCGGTCGAATAG
- a CDS encoding Na+/H+ antiporter NhaC family protein → MESHKNKLPSAWVSALPLAVLTLLLYVVIRCFGGDAINGGSQIALLSATSVCVMLSIGIYRCKWSVLEDAIIDNIRASASAIIILLLIGAIAGSWMVSGVVPTMIYYGLKILHPSFFLVASCVICAGVSLMTGSSWTTIATIGVALMGIGQAMGFPEGWIAGAIISGAYFGDKISLLSDTTVLASSTVGVPIFTHIRYMLYTTVPSFVVALAVFVVAGLTLSHTSGAHAELYADSLRGAFRITPWLLLVPVATGVLIVRKLPAIVTLFCAAVFACVAMLLAQPELVVRVAGVEGLNFMSGFKGVLMSCFGPTALETGSPQLDELVATRGMAGMLNTVWLIICAMCFGGVMTGSGMLGSLTAVFLKFVRHSFSAVASTVGAGIFFNLCTADQYISIILSGRLFRELYAERGLESRLLSRSVEDSATVCSVLVPWNSCGMTQATVLGVSTFVYMPYCIFNIVSPLMSLCVAALGWKIKKAASSAGRRQ, encoded by the coding sequence ATGGAATCTCACAAGAACAAATTGCCCTCGGCATGGGTGTCGGCGCTGCCGCTCGCAGTGCTGACACTCCTTTTATATGTGGTCATCCGCTGTTTCGGGGGCGATGCGATAAACGGCGGAAGCCAGATCGCGCTGCTCTCGGCCACGTCGGTCTGCGTGATGCTCTCGATCGGCATCTACCGCTGCAAGTGGTCGGTGCTTGAAGATGCGATCATCGACAACATACGCGCCTCGGCGTCGGCCATCATCATTCTGCTGCTGATCGGCGCCATCGCCGGATCGTGGATGGTGAGCGGCGTGGTGCCGACGATGATCTATTACGGGCTGAAAATCTTGCATCCCTCGTTTTTTCTCGTCGCCTCGTGCGTCATCTGCGCCGGCGTGTCGCTGATGACCGGCAGCTCGTGGACGACGATCGCCACGATCGGCGTGGCGCTGATGGGCATCGGGCAGGCGATGGGCTTTCCCGAAGGGTGGATCGCGGGCGCGATCATTTCGGGGGCCTATTTCGGCGACAAGATTTCGCTGCTCTCCGATACGACGGTGCTCGCTTCGTCCACCGTCGGCGTGCCGATCTTCACGCATATCCGCTATATGCTTTACACGACCGTTCCGTCGTTCGTCGTCGCGCTGGCGGTCTTCGTCGTCGCGGGGCTGACGCTGAGCCATACCAGCGGCGCGCATGCCGAACTTTACGCCGATTCGCTGCGCGGCGCTTTCCGCATTACGCCGTGGCTGCTGCTGGTGCCCGTGGCGACGGGCGTGCTGATCGTGCGGAAACTTCCGGCCATCGTGACGCTTTTCTGCGCCGCGGTCTTCGCCTGCGTCGCCATGCTGCTGGCGCAGCCCGAACTGGTGGTGAGGGTGGCCGGAGTCGAAGGGCTGAACTTCATGTCGGGATTCAAAGGCGTGCTGATGAGCTGTTTCGGGCCTACGGCGCTGGAGACCGGAAGCCCGCAGCTCGACGAGCTGGTGGCCACGCGCGGCATGGCCGGCATGCTCAATACCGTATGGCTCATTATCTGCGCCATGTGCTTCGGCGGCGTGATGACCGGCAGCGGCATGCTGGGTTCGCTGACGGCCGTTTTCCTGAAATTCGTCCGTCATAGCTTCTCGGCCGTGGCTTCGACGGTCGGGGCCGGAATCTTCTTCAACCTCTGCACCGCCGACCAGTATATCTCGATCATCCTTTCGGGCCGTCTGTTCCGGGAACTCTATGCCGAACGGGGGCTGGAATCCCGTCTGCTGAGCCGCTCGGTCGAGGATTCGGCGACGGTCTGTTCGGTGCTCGTGCCGTGGAACTCGTGCGGCATGACGCAGGCCACGGTGCTGGGCGTCTCGACGTTCGTCTACATGCCTTACTGTATCTTCAATATCGTCAGTCCGCTGATGTCGCTGTGCGTGGCGGCTCTCGGCTGGAAAATCAAAAAGGCCGCATCTTCTGCCGGCCGCAGACAATGA
- a CDS encoding HAD family hydrolase — MIMETTVNTDLVIFDLDGTLLDTIGDLAVACNAVLALRGLPQHSYEEYCHFVGNGIMRLVERALPEELRTPYTVAAVRADFVKYYTEHIDAYTKPYDRIPELVAGLVRRGVRIAVASNKFQAGTEKLVRLFFPDVPFAAVFGQREGVPLKPDPAVVEEILSLTGAAKERVLYVGDSGVDMQTAAAAGVRSVGVTWGFRDREELVESGAAHIVDKPAEILDLL, encoded by the coding sequence ATGATTATGGAAACGACTGTAAATACCGATCTGGTCATCTTCGACCTCGACGGCACGCTGCTCGATACGATCGGCGATCTGGCCGTCGCCTGCAACGCCGTTCTGGCCCTGCGCGGCCTTCCGCAGCACTCCTACGAGGAGTACTGCCATTTCGTCGGCAACGGCATCATGCGGCTCGTGGAGCGCGCGCTGCCCGAAGAGCTTCGCACGCCCTATACCGTAGCGGCCGTGCGCGCCGATTTCGTGAAATACTATACCGAGCATATCGACGCCTACACCAAGCCTTACGACAGGATTCCGGAGCTGGTCGCCGGACTCGTGCGGCGCGGCGTGCGTATCGCCGTGGCGTCGAACAAATTTCAGGCGGGCACCGAGAAACTCGTCCGGCTGTTTTTCCCCGACGTTCCTTTCGCCGCGGTCTTCGGCCAGCGCGAAGGGGTGCCTCTGAAGCCGGATCCGGCCGTGGTGGAGGAGATTCTCTCGCTGACGGGCGCGGCGAAGGAGCGGGTGCTCTACGTCGGCGATTCGGGCGTGGACATGCAGACCGCCGCGGCTGCGGGCGTACGCTCGGTGGGCGTCACGTGGGGATTTCGGGATCGGGAAGAGCTTGTCGAATCCGGAGCCGCTCATATCGTCGATAAACCTGCGGAAATCCTCGATCTGCTGTAA